One window of the Archangium primigenium genome contains the following:
- a CDS encoding RNA polymerase sigma factor produces the protein MKANSRCRRPVRASLEELRLHAVLDGPNESAETLVARLMPRVRNLVRYTVRGDSDVDDITQDALIAILRGLPSYRGEGAFASWADRVVGRVTFAASKRARAERTLLHSEEEGAELELPRPDGDEPEDCLLRRQMERLLDKLSEEQRRALLLHHVMGMSVPEMAEELEVPFETVRSRLRLGKAHLRELLYRQVDREAEALL, from the coding sequence ATGAAAGCCAATTCGCGATGCCGCCGTCCGGTGAGGGCTTCCCTGGAGGAGCTTCGCCTGCATGCCGTCCTGGACGGCCCGAACGAGTCCGCCGAGACGTTGGTGGCCCGGCTGATGCCCCGGGTGCGCAACCTCGTGCGCTACACGGTGCGCGGCGACTCGGACGTGGATGACATCACCCAGGATGCGTTGATCGCCATCCTGCGGGGCCTGCCGTCCTACCGGGGCGAGGGCGCGTTCGCGTCGTGGGCGGATCGGGTCGTGGGCCGGGTGACGTTCGCCGCCTCGAAGCGCGCGCGCGCCGAGCGCACGCTGCTGCATTCCGAGGAGGAAGGGGCGGAGCTGGAGCTGCCGCGGCCGGACGGGGACGAGCCCGAGGACTGTCTCTTGCGCCGGCAGATGGAGCGGCTGCTCGACAAGCTCTCCGAGGAGCAGCGCCGCGCCCTCCTGCTGCACCACGTGATGGGCATGAGCGTGCCGGAGATGGCGGAGGAGCTGGAGGTCCCCTTCGAGACCGTGCGCAGCCGGTTGCGTCTGGGCAAGGCGCACCTGCGGGAGTTGCTCTACCGCCAGGTGGACCGGGAAGCGGAGGCGCTGCTCTAG
- a CDS encoding Ig-like domain-containing protein, with translation MGLLVACGAEQELPASAHVESLEQGAATAAGLTATFAQASSWGGGFSATVTIKNTTASVINDWAINFKFNGSAAVSGTPWGAGGSATKGSDGSWTLLPNSWGGGTVPANGSVTVTFEGTGTYGGVSTCNINGYACTGGTPPSSDKTAPTVSLSASPTNLTSAGTVTLTAPASDNVGVARVEFYKNGALLSTDTTSPYNATDSFSSTTQNGTYSYTAKAFDAAGNSATSSAASVTVKLTTSEPPPTTGGRMYIGYASSWNTSINDLTTANIPSYYTHLNLSFVRPDMAYTRGSLAFDQAVAGFEFFEGAATNSGQKKFTAAQSQTLINNIKALRARGTQVWISVGGWSYSQGDQWSRFNAGHVVDLAQDLGADGVDIDWESSGSSCNKLEESQFSCSKDGEIASIITTLDSTIRSRGLNLGISIAGWSTGAYYVKGTPFEEGKVQWGSPFGGTMYSVVKNHGSKLRHINLMSYDGGDYYDPREGYESYRAIYSGPIAMGLEIAPEGAGGATLRLNADSGTVYDAEMLTGQNNMATKYYNVETLATYMKNKGKPTDGMMVWQVWKERVHAAPPSGAASVNATGQKVCQMLGITSNCNQSIPSLPKY, from the coding sequence GTCGCCTGTGGCGCCGAGCAGGAGCTGCCCGCCTCGGCCCACGTCGAGAGCCTGGAGCAGGGCGCCGCGACCGCCGCCGGGCTCACCGCGACGTTCGCCCAGGCGTCCAGTTGGGGCGGCGGCTTCAGCGCCACCGTCACCATCAAGAACACCACGGCCAGTGTCATCAATGACTGGGCCATCAACTTCAAGTTCAACGGCAGCGCCGCGGTGAGTGGCACGCCGTGGGGCGCGGGTGGCTCGGCCACCAAGGGTTCGGACGGCTCGTGGACCCTCCTGCCCAACTCCTGGGGCGGTGGCACGGTGCCCGCCAACGGCAGCGTGACGGTGACCTTCGAGGGCACGGGCACCTACGGTGGCGTGAGCACCTGCAACATCAACGGCTATGCGTGCACCGGCGGCACCCCGCCCTCCAGCGACAAGACGGCGCCCACGGTGAGCCTGTCGGCCAGCCCCACCAACCTCACCAGCGCGGGCACCGTGACGCTCACCGCGCCCGCCAGCGACAACGTGGGCGTGGCCCGGGTCGAGTTCTACAAGAACGGCGCGCTCTTGAGCACCGACACCACCAGCCCCTACAACGCCACGGACAGCTTCTCGTCCACCACCCAGAACGGCACCTACAGCTATACGGCCAAGGCGTTCGACGCCGCGGGCAACTCCGCCACGTCCTCCGCCGCCAGCGTCACCGTCAAGCTCACCACCAGCGAGCCCCCGCCCACCACGGGCGGCCGCATGTACATCGGCTACGCGAGCAGCTGGAACACGAGCATCAACGACCTGACGACGGCCAACATCCCCAGCTACTACACGCACCTGAACCTGTCCTTCGTGCGCCCGGACATGGCCTACACCCGCGGCTCGCTCGCGTTCGACCAGGCGGTGGCGGGCTTCGAGTTCTTCGAGGGTGCCGCGACCAACAGCGGCCAGAAGAAGTTCACCGCGGCCCAGTCCCAGACGCTCATCAACAACATCAAGGCGCTGCGCGCGCGCGGCACCCAGGTGTGGATCTCCGTGGGCGGCTGGAGCTACAGCCAGGGCGACCAGTGGTCGCGCTTCAACGCGGGCCACGTGGTGGACCTGGCGCAGGACCTGGGCGCGGACGGCGTGGACATCGACTGGGAGTCGAGCGGCAGCAGCTGCAACAAGCTCGAGGAGTCCCAGTTCAGCTGCAGCAAGGACGGGGAGATCGCCAGCATCATCACCACCCTGGACAGCACCATCCGCTCGCGGGGCCTCAACCTGGGCATCTCCATCGCGGGCTGGTCCACGGGCGCCTACTACGTGAAGGGCACGCCGTTCGAGGAGGGCAAGGTGCAGTGGGGCTCGCCCTTCGGTGGCACCATGTACAGCGTGGTGAAGAACCACGGCTCCAAGCTGCGCCACATCAACCTCATGTCCTACGACGGCGGCGACTACTACGATCCGCGCGAGGGCTATGAGTCCTACCGGGCCATCTACTCGGGCCCCATCGCCATGGGCCTGGAGATCGCGCCCGAGGGCGCGGGCGGCGCCACGCTGCGGCTCAACGCCGACTCGGGCACCGTCTACGACGCGGAGATGCTCACCGGGCAGAACAACATGGCGACGAAGTATTACAACGTCGAGACGCTCGCCACGTACATGAAGAACAAGGGCAAGCCCACCGACGGCATGATGGTCTGGCAGGTGTGGAAGGAGCGCGTGCACGCCGCGCCGCCGTCCGGGGCCGCGTCCGTGAATGCCACGGGCCAGAAGGTCTGCCAGATGCTCGGCATCACCAGCAACTGCAACCAGAGCATCCCCAGCCTGCCCAAGTACTAG